One region of Fragaria vesca subsp. vesca linkage group LG4, FraVesHawaii_1.0, whole genome shotgun sequence genomic DNA includes:
- the LOC101312048 gene encoding uncharacterized protein LOC101312048 isoform 2 — MAATSTVTLPFFSPPTTNPHKPIKTLQGPNFFRPFSAPRRKPISLCSSRISHVRAVAPKLAHKALAVSGLSGGDSETDAELEQNNLNRDAAIDLQLPRRSLLVKFTCDLCNERTSKLVNRLAYEKGLIYVQCAGCLKYHKLVDNLGLVVEYDLRGDMDSDSNADAV, encoded by the exons ATGGCGGCAACATCAACTGTTACCCTTCCATTTTTCTCGCCTCCCACAACTAACCCTCATAAACCCATTAAAACCCTTCAAGGTCCTAACTTTTTCAGACCCTTTTCTGCTCCCAGGAGAAAACCCATCAGCCTCTGCAG CTCAAGAATTTCCCATGTGAGAGCTGTAGCGCCAAAGCTTGCTCACAAAGCTTTGGCTGTTTCTGGGTTGAGTGGCGGCGATTCTGAAACAGACGCAGAATTGGAACAGAACAATCTGAATAGG GATGCCGCCATTGATTTACAACTACCAAGACGAAGCCTGCTAGTGAAGTTTACTTGTGATTTGTGTAATGAAAGAACAAGCAAACTCGTGAACCGATTGGCATATGAAAAGGGGCTTATTTATGTGCAG TGTGCAGGGTGCCTCAAGTATCACAAGTTAGTTGATAATCTTGGCCTTGTAGTTGAATATGACTTGAGAGGGGATATGGATTCGGATTCAAATGCAGATGCAGTTTAG
- the LOC101293296 gene encoding uncharacterized protein LOC101293296 has translation MTWSLLQWGGSRRLTLNGRDRVCYRVQECGLGPGCCEVYWGVGERSGNNRGGRRGKGRCGCGCGVDEEGESEVCDSEGFSDVEAVLSLLSEEVGEEWFGRGRNGFKRVEVEGRRRRNVGLSKRVEEESRRSLGGGRRNVSLSKRVEEESRRSLGGEKRNVSLSKRVEEESRRSLGGGKRNASLSNRVAEESRRSLGGRDKGESSGKGREKIESVSKGVQVDFEENDRSECSSGEKRSNGRYSSMESNSKHRLESTRVELSEKDSRQREVTGMLLRADNHRGRKEGSSSSSYYSLSSSGDFGNEVDVRDNHGLLEERKYKDSQYDRGRYNGRISEEYRNRKDDAEVGSEISKHRNNVVEGSGMWDWRKKSEKKLTEVVIEEAHASKKSAEMHSRVMKTNESELAKASGSQKQFDDERGNSYWTRETKVQYSQTGNQVLETESRRTLQEGKEKSEVHRTDTETTSRSQQRHSDKEQNLATATNIVQETRDEHYKTTGRITQREDINIDIQKLSRISQVQVVDTERTSNWQRQSDTGTNQEERKNMEMISVEGTEEQCHQIGHQLDQNAIQRVQSRKGTNDVAERMQRNNRTDEKLMQVKARKAAESSTIVSTFQEKDSEEPSSFQASMSMVSEARMQREEVEEHKRSLQAPLLPPPPQLIARGPVPVELLSETASQEVSGETSESNSAVKYESSGGNNNTETPAEILYLNNPEDALGSAHRSEESSSQFVGDFFEKIRYGVSTSENQTAKRVSGADLVYGGEKYGQKTLTSSCSPTGNDETHGETSYLTNPEDALGSAQRFDKSSSQFVGEFSKKVRHEASTSEEYGMETVSEAHWVPGGKKHGQRTPSQFGSEDLQLKGNVSRRSSGGSGSKGPSIEMWDVADTSTLKSPEEEKPVATTDGEKSEATTASEKSEATTASGKSEATTTSGNAVAKRTGRSIWNLVADIVKLRWTPHAETHPSAVRSGEKISSTESASSEAWFSGRETEESSEKNVKWDKGLQPETTTDQLQPVKSFSQTEKASGTVKSKDKVRYLETGMTSSPYKEGSRLTSKSVSLSSGEETLSPKDYQKNLRGSSGIQIVESSQPEVATGIKSPVVEEISNAGYTVSGSGSEENRDHFGHQNFDEESDNVPKDAELKQRKLHRNKQVMKDRFDEWEEAHTREIEQRKTDEYFMREALLEAKKAADAWEVPVGAVVVQQGKIIARGFNLVEELRDSTAHAEMICIREASNVLRSWRLAECTLYVTLEPCPMCAGAIYQARVDTVVWGAPNKLLGADGSWIRLFPDGSQGSESERSDKPAAPVHPFHPNITIRRSVLASDCADIMQQFFQLRRKKKEKRQSTPPAPPSTQAVSHHPRKILTKLHDIFHIMFCL, from the exons ATGACG TGGTCATTGCTTCAGTGGGGAGGTTCTAGAAGGTTGACATTGAATGGCAGGGACCGGGTTTGTTACCGGGTTCAGGAATGTGGGCTGGGTCCGGGTTGTTGTGAGGTGTATTGGGGAGTTGGGGAGAGGAGTGGTAATAATAGGGGTGGGAGGAGAGGGAAGGGGAGATGTGGGTGTGGGTGTGGGGTTGATGAGGAAGGGGAGAGTGAGGTTTGCGATTCCGAGGGGTTTAGTGATGTTGAGGCTGTGTTGAGTTTGTTGAGTGAGGAAGTTGGGGAGGAGTGGTTTGGTAGGGGGAGGAATGGGTTTAAGAGAGTGGAGGTTGAAGGGAGGAGGAGGAGAAATGTGGGTTTGTCGAAGAGGGTGGAAGAGGAGAGTAGGAGGAGTTTGGGTGGTGGTAGGAGAAATGTGAGTTTGTCAAAGAGAGTGGAAGAGGAGAGTAGGAGGAGTTTGGGTGGTGAAAAGAGAAATGTGAGCTTGTCGAAGAGAGTAGAAGAGGAAAGTAGGAGGAGTTTGGGTGGTGGTAAGAGAAATGCGAGTTTGTCAAATAGAGTGGCGGAGGAGAGTAGGAGGAGTTTGGGTGGTAGAGATAAAGGTGAGAGTTCTGGTAAGGGGAGAGAGAAAATTGAGAGTGTATCGAAGGGAGTGCAAGTTGATTTTGAAGAAAATGATAGGAGTGAGTGTAGCAGTGGGGAGAAGAGAAGTAATGGTAGGTACTCATCTATGGAGAGTAATTCAAAGCACCGATTGGAATCAACCAGAGTCGAGTTAAGTGAAAAGGATTCTAGACAGAGAGAAGTGACGGGAATGCTTTTAAGAGCTGACAATCACAGGGGAAGGAAAGAGGGTTCCAGTAGTTCATCTTATTACTCCTTGTCATCTTCAGGGGATTTTGGAAATGAGGTTGATGTCAGGGATAATCATGGCCTTCTGGAGGAACGTAAGTATAAGGATTCACAGTATGATAGAGGTAGATACAATGGGCGAATCAGTGAAGAGTACAGGAACCGTAAAGATGATGCCGAGGTCGGTAGTGAAATATCGAAGCACAGAAATAATGTAGTTGAGGGGAGTGGTATGTGGGATTGGAGGAAGAAGTCAGAAAAGAAGCTTACAGAAGTAGTGATTGAAGAAGCACATGCATCAAAGAAATCCGCAGAAATGCATTCAAGAGTAATGAAGACCAATGAAAGTGAGTTAGCAAAGGCCTCTGGGTCACAAAAGCAGTTTGATGATGAGAGGGGGAATTCATATTGGACTCGGGAAACAAAAGTACAATATAGTCAAACAGGGAACCAAGTTCTTGAGACTGAATCTAGAAGAACACTTCAAGAAGGCAAAGAGAAATCAGAAGTCCATAGAACTGATACTGAAACAACATCCCGGTCCCAACAGAGACACAGTGACAAGGAACAAAACCTAGCTACAGCTACGAACATAGTACAGGAGACAAGAGATGAGCATTACAAGACAACTGGCCGTATCACTCAAAGGGAAGATATTAATATTGACATCCAGAAGCTTTCAAGAATTTCACAAGTTCAAGTTGTTGATACCGAAAGGACCTCCAATTGGCAGAGGCAGTCTGATACTGGGACTAACCAGGAAGAACGCAAAAATATGGAGATGATTTCAGTTGAGGGGACTGAAGAGCAATGCCACCAAATAGGGCATCAGTTAGATCAAAATGCTATTCAGAGAGTTCAATCCAGAAAAGGAACCAATGATGTTGCTGAAAGAATGCAGAGAAATAATCGAACTGATGAGAAGCTCATGCAAGTTAAAGCAAGAAAAGCCGCCGAAAGTTCTACAATAGTATCAACTTTTCAGGAAAAAGACTCGGAAGAACCTTCTAGTTTCCAAGCATCCATGAGTATGGTTTCTGAAGCTAGAATGCAACGGGAGGAGGTTGAGGAGCATAAGAGAAGTCTACAGGCACCACTGTTACCTCCCCCTCCTCAATTGATTGCTAGAGGACCAGTACCGGTGGAGTTGTTGAGTGAGACTGCAAGTCAGGAAGTTTCTGGAGAAACTTCAGAGAGTAATTCAGCTGTGAAATATGAATCTTCTGGTGGAAACAATAACACCGAGACTCCAGCGGAGATTTTATACCTCAATAATCCTGAAGATGCTTTGGGTTCAGCTCATCGGTCGGAGGAATCATCTTCACAGTTTGTTGGGGATTTCTTTGAGAAAATTAGGTATGGAGTCTCAACTTCTGAAAACCAGACTGCAAAGAGAGTCTCTGGAGCAGATTTGGTGTATGGAGGTGAGAAGTATGGGCAAAAGACTTTGACTTCGTCATGCAGCCCAACTGGAAATGATGAGACTCATGGGGAGACTTCCTACCTCACTAATCCTGAAGATGCTTTGGGTTCGGCTCAGCGTTTCGATAAGTCATCTTCACAGTTTGTTGGGGAGTTCTCTAAGAAGGTAAGGCATGAAGCCTCAACTTCTGAAGAGTATGGCATGGAGACGGTTTCTGAAGCACACTGGGTGCCTGGAGGTAAGAAGCATGGGCAGAGAACTCCTAGTCAATTTGGGTCTGAAGATTTGCAGCTGAAGGGGAACGTGTCAAGGCGTTCGTCTGGAGGTTCTGGATCCAAGGGGCCTTCAATTGAAATGTGGGATGTGGCCGACACATCTACTCTTAAAAGCCCGGAGGAAGAAAAACCAGTAGCTACTACAGATGGTGAAAAATCAGAGGCTACTACAGCAAGTGAAAAATCAGAGGCTACTACAGCAAGTGGAAAATCAGAGGCTACTACAACAAGTGGGAATGCCGTTGCCAAGAGAACTGGCCGGTCCATATGGAATCTTGTTGCAGATATAGTTAAGCTGAGGTGGACTCCTCATGCTGAGACCCATCCTTCTGCTGTGAGGTCAGGTGAAAAGATTTCATCAACTGAATCTGCAAGTAGTGAGGCATGGTTTTCAGGCCGTGAGACTGAGGAGAGCAGCGAAAAGAATGTGAAATGGGATAAAGGCTTGCAACCAGAGACCACCACTGATCAGCTACAACCCGTGAAATCATTTTCTCAAACTGAAAAAGCGTCTGGCACTGTGAAGTCGAAGGACAAAGTAAGATATCTTGAAACAGGTATGACATCTTCTCCATATAAAGAGGGAAGTAGGTTGACATCAAAATCCGTTTCCCTGTCTTCTGGTGAGGAGACGTTGAGCCCAAAAGATTATCAAAAGAATCTTCGAGGTTCTTCTGGCATTCAAATAGTTGAATCATCACAACCAGAAGTTGCTACTGGCATAAAGTCTCCCGTTGTTGAAGAAATTTCAAATGCTGGTTACACTGTCTCTGGAAGCGGTTCAGAGGAGAACAGAGACCATTTTGGTCATCAGAACTTTGATGAAGAGTCAGACAATGTGCCAAAGGATGCAGAATTGAAACAAAGGAAGCTTCATAGGAATAAACAAGTCATGAAAGATAGATTTGATGAATGGGAAGAAGCTCATACTCGTGAAATTGAACAGAGAAAAACTGATGAATATTTTATGAGAGAAGCACTGCTGGAAGCGAAGAAAGCTGCTGATGCTTGGGAGGTTCCTGTTGGTGCTGTAGTGGTACAGCAGGGGAAGATTATTGCACGTGGATTTAACCT AGTGGAAGAATTACGAGATTCAACGGCCCATGCTGAAATGATATGCATAAGGGAGGCTTCAAACGTTCTTCGGAGTTGGAGGCTTGCG GAGTGTACACTTTATGTAACACTTGAACCCTGCCCTATGTGTGCTGGAGCAATATATCAAGCAAGAGTGGACACTGTTGTATGGGGAGCTCCTAATAAGCTTCTTGGAGCTGACGGGAGCTGGATAAG ACTTTTTCCTGATGGGAGCCAAGGAAGTGAATCGGAACGGTCAGACAAGCCAGCTGCGCCAGTCCACCCATTCCACCCGAACATAACCATCAGACGAAGCGTGTTGGCATCAGACTGCGCAGATATAATGCAGCAATTCTTCCAGCTGAGAAGAAAAAAGAAAGAAAAGAGGCAATCAACCCCACCAGCACCTCCCTCAACCCAAGCTGTTTCTCACCATCCACGGAAGATACTTACCAAGCTGCATGACATCTTCCACATTATGTTCTGTTTATGA
- the LOC101312048 gene encoding uncharacterized protein LOC101312048 isoform 1 gives MSCDLCILTSALGKSTVTESHTLMAATSTVTLPFFSPPTTNPHKPIKTLQGPNFFRPFSAPRRKPISLCSSRISHVRAVAPKLAHKALAVSGLSGGDSETDAELEQNNLNRDAAIDLQLPRRSLLVKFTCDLCNERTSKLVNRLAYEKGLIYVQCAGCLKYHKLVDNLGLVVEYDLRGDMDSDSNADAV, from the exons ATGTCTTGTGACCTTTGTATTCTAACTTCTGCTCTTGGCAAATCAACTGTTACAGAGTCACACACACTCATGGCGGCAACATCAACTGTTACCCTTCCATTTTTCTCGCCTCCCACAACTAACCCTCATAAACCCATTAAAACCCTTCAAGGTCCTAACTTTTTCAGACCCTTTTCTGCTCCCAGGAGAAAACCCATCAGCCTCTGCAG CTCAAGAATTTCCCATGTGAGAGCTGTAGCGCCAAAGCTTGCTCACAAAGCTTTGGCTGTTTCTGGGTTGAGTGGCGGCGATTCTGAAACAGACGCAGAATTGGAACAGAACAATCTGAATAGG GATGCCGCCATTGATTTACAACTACCAAGACGAAGCCTGCTAGTGAAGTTTACTTGTGATTTGTGTAATGAAAGAACAAGCAAACTCGTGAACCGATTGGCATATGAAAAGGGGCTTATTTATGTGCAG TGTGCAGGGTGCCTCAAGTATCACAAGTTAGTTGATAATCTTGGCCTTGTAGTTGAATATGACTTGAGAGGGGATATGGATTCGGATTCAAATGCAGATGCAGTTTAG
- the LOC101312530 gene encoding uncharacterized protein LOC101312530 codes for MASTLLALVLTCLTFQLVLINAQTPVAAPTTATTPPPSTTPVAPAAQAPTTVTPPPVTAAATPPTIPPTTSPAPKVAPATSPTVPPPKTPPTQPPKISPVSTPSQPPPLPPLPPPTLPPQVSPTPAPVKKSPAPAPAKVAPVPSPSQAPPVPAPTPLKASPAPAPVVAEPAPAPVEVPSPAPAPHKHKKRKHKHRRHHHAPAPAPTVQSPPAPPTVTDTVDTTPAPSPSLDLSGGNALHQKGANSAIWIMTGLAIPILLAMTN; via the exons ATGGCTTCCACTCTTTTGGCCCTGGTTTTAACCTGTCTCACCTTTCAACTAGTGCTTATCAATGCACAAACACCGGTAGCTGCACCCACTACGGCTACAACACCGCCACCTTCTACCACACCGGTTGCACCAGCTGCACAAGCACCAACAACTGTAACACCACCCCCTGTAACAGCAGCAGCAACCCCACCCACAATCCCGCCAACAACATCCCCAGCCCCTAAAGTTGCACCAGCCACAAGCCCGACAGTTCCACCCCCAAAAACTCCACCAACACAACCACCAAAGATTTCACCAGTCTCAACTCCATCTCAGCCACCACCACTACCACCACTACCACCTCCAACACTACCACCACAGGTATCCCCAACCCCAGCTCCTGTTAAAAAATCACCAGCACCAGCACCAGCTAAGGTAGCACCAGTGCCCTCACCATCACAAGCACCACCAGTCCCGGCGCCAACACCATTGAAAGCATCACCTGCGCCAGCACCAGTTGTTGCGGAACCAGCTCCAGCACCTGTGGAAGTGCCATCACCTGCACCAGCTCCACATAAACACAAGAAAAGGAAGCACAAGCACAGGAGGCATCATCATGCACCAGCACCAGCGCCAACTGTCCAAAGTCCCCCAGCTCCACCTACAGTGACAGATACAGTGGATACAACACCAGCACCATCACCAAGTTTGGATTTG AGCGGAGGAAATGCACTGCACCAGAAAGGAGCGAACTCTGCTATCTGGATTATGACTGGATTAGCTATTCCTATACTGCTGGCAATGACAAACTAG
- the LOC101311754 gene encoding phosphate transporter PHO1 homolog 1-like yields the protein MSSRASMEHSQVIEEEEGPLTSCLLAHQLKKQREKMVKFSKQFEAQLVPEWKDAFVDYWQLKKDLKKIHLLNINNNTPTHHSSLSNTLFTSIKKFSLFGHQHREHELIHVHKKLASSASKGDFYETELFEQLADTDAAKEFFACLDLQLNKVNQFYQKKEKEFMERGESLRKQMDILIELKTAFKQQRAKGGASAQDSKEEASIPCTFSSEEDSVKDKTELELLQETDELEKNDEVAYTEVPSSGELVKPVRMKSEDIGKQLRSVSSRSFNCQGKNLKINIPLTTPSRTFSAISYLVWEDLVNQSSKKCTSEGMSKLHVNKTKLHHADKMIRGAFVELYKGLGYLKTYRNLNMLAFIKILKKFDKATGKQVLPIYLKVVESSYFNSSDKVMNLADEVEELFIKHFAEEDRRKAMKYLKPHHRKESHSVTFFIGLFTGCFIALFAGYVIMAHITGLYRRQPNSIYMETAYPILSMFSLLFLHFFLYGCNIFAWRKARINYSFIFELSPTIELKYRDVFLICTTSMSVVVGVMFLHLFLLTKGYSYTQVQAIPGLLLLMFLLLLVCPFNIIYKSSRCRLLRVIRNIILSPLYKVVMLDFFMADQLCSQVPMLRNLEYVACYYITGSYKTQDYGYCMRATHYRDLAYAVSFLPYYWRAMQCARRWFDEGETSHLLNLGKYVSAMLAAGAKVAYEKEKGDGWLCLVVIMSTFATVYQLYWDFVKDWGLLQMNSKNPLLRNELMLRRKIIYYFSMGLNLVLRLAWLQTVLHSSFGHVDYRVTGLFLAALEVIRRGLWNFYRLENEHLNNAGKFRAVKTVPLPFHEVDEED from the exons ATGTCGTCGAGGGCTTCCATGGAACACTCACAAGTGATAGAAGAAGAAGAAGGACCTCTTACTTCTTGTCTCTTAGCTCATCAACTTAAGAAGCAGAGAGAGAAGATGGTGAAGTTCTCTAAGCAATTCGAGGCGCAACTAGTCCCCGAATGGAAAGATGCATTTGTAGATTACTGGCAACTCAAGAAGGATCTCAAAAAAATCCATCTCCTTAATATTAACAACAACACACCTACTCATCATAGCTCTTTATCTAACACTCTCTTCACATCTATAAAGAAGTTCTCTCTATTTGGCCATCAACACAGAGAACATGAACTCATACAT GTTCACAAGAAGCTTGCCTCATCAGCAAGCAAGGGGGACTTTTACGAGACAGAATTGTTCGAGCAACTTGCTGATACTGATGCTGCGAAAGAGTTTTTCGCATGCTTGGACCTTCAACTCAACAAGGTGAATCAGTTCTACCAGAAAAAGGAGAAAGAGTTCATGGAGAGAGGGGAGTCCTTGAGGAAGCAGATGGATATACTCATTGAACTCAAAACTGCTTTCAAGCAACAGCGCGCCAAAGGTGGTGCATCTGCTCAGGACTCGAAGGAGGAAGCCTCTATCCCCTGCACCTTCTCATCTG AAGAGGACTCTGTGAAGGACAAAACAGAACTTGAACTGCTGCAAGAAACAGATGAATTGGAGAAAAATGATGAAGTAGCCTACACAGAAGTCCCATCATCAGGCGAATTAGTGAAACCAGTGAGAATGAAAAGTGAGGATATTGGGAAGCAACTGAGGAGTGTATCAAGCCGTTCTTTCAACTGCCAAGGGAAGAACTTAAAGATTAACATTCCTCTGACTACACCGTCGCGTACCTTCTCGGCAATCAGTTATTTAGTTTGGGAGGATCTTGTTAATCAGTCCTCAAAGAAATGCACTTCAGAAGGCATGAGTAAGCTGCACGTCAACAAAACTAAGTTGCATCATGCAGATAAGATGATCAGAGGAGCTTTTGTTGAGCTGTACAAAGGTTTGGGATATCTCAAAACTTACAG GAACTTGAACATGCTTGCTTTTATAAAGATTTTAAAGAAGTTTGACAAG GCGACTGGAAAACAAGTTCTTCCAATCTATCTAAAGGTTGTAGAGAGTTCCTATTTCAACAGCTCAGATAAG GTAATGAATCTAGCAGATGAAGTTGAGGAGCTGTTTATCAAACACTTTGCTGAAGAAGACCGAAGAAAGGCCATGAAATACCTTAAACCACATCATCGCAAAGAATCACACTCTGTAACATTCTTTATTG GTCTGTTTACGGGGTGTTTTATTGCACTCTTTGCTGGATATGTCATTATGGCTCATATTACTGGGTTGTACAGAAGGCAACCAAATTCGATATACATGGAAACTGCCTACCCTATACTCAG CATGTTCAGCCTACTGTTTCTACACTTCTTCCTGTATGGCTGTAACATTTTTGCGTGGAGAAAGGCTCGTATAAATTACAGCTTCATCTTTGAACTATCCCCAACAATTGAGCTGAAGTACAGAGATGTTTTCTTGATATGTACCACATCAATGAGTGTCGTGGTTGGGGTCATGTTTCTTCATTTGTTCTTGCTAACAAAAGGATATTCATACACCCAAGTTCAAGCAATCCCCGGTCTTCTACTGCTG ATGTTTCTACTACTACTTGTGTGCCCCTTCAACATCATCTACAAATCAAGCCGTTGTCGTCTTCTTCGTGTGATAAGAAATATCATTTTGTCACCTCTATACAAG GTTGTCATGCTAGACTTCTTCATGGCAGACCAACTTTGTAGTCAG GTTCCGATGCTTAGAAACCTCGAGTATGTGGCATGCTACTACATAACTGGAAGCTACAAAACTCAGGACTATGGCTATTGCATGAGGGCCACGCATTACCGTGATCTTGCTTATGCTGTGTCCTTCCTGCCCTATTACTGGAGAGCTATGCAG TGTGCTAGGAGGTGGTTTGATGAGGGAGAGACGAGCCACCTCCTCAATCTCGGCAAATATGTGTCTGCAATGCTAGCGGCAGGAGCTAAAGTGGCTTATGAGAAGGAAAAGGGTGATGGATGGCTCTGTCTGGTTGTGATCATGTCAACTTTTGCGACAGTGTACCAATTGTATTGGGACTTTGTAAAGGATTGGGGTTTGCTTCAAATGAATTCCAAGAATCCTTTGCTTAGGAATGAATTAATGCTTCGCCGAAAGATCATTTACTACTTCTCAATG GGATTAAACCTTGTTCTCAGGCTAGCTTGGTTGCAAACTGTTCTGCATTCAAGTTTTGGACATGTGGACTACAGAGTAACAGGGCTATTTTTAGCAGCCCTTGAAGTCATTAGAAGAGGTTTATGGAATTTTTACAG GTTGGAGAATGAGCATCTAAATAATGCAGGGAAGTTTAGAGCAGTTAAAACAGTACCACTTCCTTTCCATGAAGTGGATGAAGAAGACTGA